Genomic segment of Alligator mississippiensis isolate rAllMis1 chromosome 6, rAllMis1, whole genome shotgun sequence:
acagggatgatcctgcctggagcagtggtGGACTAGATCGCCTGAGCCCTGCCTGCCCGGCTGCTCTGTGATGCTCTGACCCTGAGAAGGGGCACGTCTACTACCAGCCTTTTCATATGAAAATCCCCGATCGCTGCTTTGTAGCCGGGCCGCTCTGGGAACGTGCCGGCGCAAGCTGCAGGACGCGCAGAGGCTCTGAGCTATCATCCTGCCAAGCTACATCTAAGGGCAGCTTTCAGCTCTGCCTCTGGGATGCGATCCAGTTTCTCCGACCCGTAAAAAGCTGGTAATTAGCAAGTCTCTTTCTTCCCGTGAAGCAGATGCGGAGGAGGTGAGAAGGGGAGTGAGTCCTGACCTGCCGTCCCGTGCAGCTCGGCGAGGGCCTGGGAAGGGGCGCGGGGGAGCGTGCCCCCCACTCGGTGACCTTGGTGCTGCAGTCAATCAAGCCATTTCACCGCTCCTCCCTTGCGCTGCTTTAATGGCACAACCTCCACCTGTGCACTGAGTCCTGGGAGAGCTCCGCGTccctcctcagcccctgccaggtgCCAGGGAACGGGCCCGCGGCCCTGCTGACGGTGCCCGTCTGGTCCCAGGCTCCTCTGGCCCCTCCGTCTTCccggctccagcagcctccatcgTGCTTCCCTCCATGCTTAGGTCCTGCTCCCACCGCGGCAGCACCCCAGAGGCTGGAAATGCCCGGTGCACCCCAAGAGCCGGTTGGGGGGACaacaggcagagcagcagcaggcagggcagggagcagaaagcagagcagcaggatcCAGGCATTTTGATTTCTCTCTGTGACCCcttagcagcagcctcctctgcagAGACTCTCAACTTTCATGGGCCGGACTCTAAGCTCCAGACCCATTTACCCTGCTCTAACTCCTGCCTCAGATGCTAAGCTCCTCGCACGGCCGACTTTGGTACCTTGGATCTGGTCCCGGAGCCAGCACGGCCCCCAGCAAGACGAAAACCTCCCTTGACTGCTGGGCGGCTGCCTGAACCGACAGCCGGATCTGGCGTGTGGCGCTTTGATTTTGCTCTCACCTGGGATGGGATTAGAGGGGAAAACATGGAATAATGTTCCAGTGTCCTTCAGCATGGCTTGGCCCAGCGAGGACGTCGGGTGCCGGCGCTCGGGACTGGAGAGCAAGAGCTCTTTGCTTGCAGATGGTTGGAGACCCTTGGTGACAGCCCAGGCTTTGACACAATTATCCCgggtgcagagcagctgccaaGCAGCCGGACGTTGGAGCACGGAGCTGGCGAGCGCCTGCCTCCCGCGGGGCCCTCCATCCTGATTCAAAGCCGTGCGGGCGGGTGGGGCGCTGTGGCAGCACAACCCCCATCGAGGAAGGCGCCTCCGTGCAATGCAGGACTCTGCTTCTTCGGGCCCATTTGTATTTCCCGGCAGCGGGGGCTGTGGCGGAGCCggcctgcctcccctgcagcgTGGCTGGGCAGCGGGCTGCTCGGGCACAGGGTGGTGCGGTTCTGCGAAGCACCCGGGTCTCCCcaggctcccctcccttcctcccagccagggccaggcctgAGGCAGGGCCAAAGGCTGGCGGACTGCCTCCCCACgtggccccagcacagctttccTCTGCGGACAAGGATGAGAACCACGGGTTGAAGGCTTCTGGTGCAGGCACTGTCCAAGAGAGGCCAGCTCTGCAAATGCGCTCGGGCCATCAGGCAATCCAATGCCGGTTCCTTGCCAAAACCCCGGGCAGTAGGAAAGCTGCCGTGGGCAAGCAGCTCCATGCAGACCCCGTGTTAGCAGGGCAGCGTCGTGCCCCTCAGGAGAGGCGGCTGGCAAAGGATCCCTCCTCTCTTGCTGCCTGCGGGTGGACCTGGGGGAtcccaggcagcccagggcacccGCAGTGCCCAACAGCCCCTTGCAGAACCGCGGCTGCGGGTGAGACAGAAGCAACGGGTCTTTCGGCGGGTGCTTGGACACGTCACGCAGCCCTTGGGGAGCAGGAGCCGCACTGAAACCTCGACTGCGAGCATCCCCGGGGTGCGCGTCGCATCCTGCTGCGCTCCATCCTCCCCGTCGACCTGATCCCTTCCTGCACCGTCGAGGAAGCTCGGTGCTGCCTGCTCTCCACAGCAGCCTCGGAGCATGCACCGGGTGGAAGGAAGAGGAGcagtgtgaggggcaggggctccacctgccgcccccaccccagcccagcgtggtccccctccctgctgcccctgggcaccGTGCACGCGGCTGCGGCAGGGATCTGCGGTCATttcatgccacctgctgccaCGACCCGATTGATTCTGCGCTGCCTGGGTCCCGGTCCGGTGCCCCGGGAGCCCACACGTGCTTGGCTTCTGAGTTAGACCAGATTTGACCTCGCTTAGACCCCAGAAGACGTCAGTTCGGGCCTTGCTATTTTCTTTATGAAGGAGCACTGAGGCGCCCTATCAACCCAGCGCCCGTGGCTAGTTTGCCGAGACAGGACGACGTCTCGCTGCATTCGGCTGCACGACGCTGCTGCACACACGCGccaggaagccagcagcagccggCCCACTCTCAGACCAACACCTTGCCAGCAGTAAATGACCGGAGGCACAGGATAAACTCAAGTCCTGACCAGCGCAGAGCTGTTTTGGTGGCGCTGGCAGAGCCGATGGCCTTTCCCGGAGATAAAGGATTGCAAAGCTTCGCCGGTGCCAGAAAGAATCGCAGCTAAGCACGTTTGCTGTGAAACGCGAGTGCCAGCACTGCGCTGCCGCCCCCACCTGAACCGCGCGAGGCCTGCCGGGGCCCTGGGCCAGCGGCTGCGAGATGCGGGCGCGCacgcagggcagggaggggaaatatTAATAGCTGCCCTCTTCCCTGCATCCAGACTCAGCCTGCTCGGGGGCTTCTTCCTTATGAGTCATTAATTCCTAATCAAGACAGAGCCTGTGATGGGCTTTGGATAGAAAGAGTTTATTGTATCAGAAACAATTCATGATCTAAATTACCCGCTATAAATCAGCTGCTGAAGTGTTGACATATCTTTAATAATGATAAATGAAGACTGGGTGGCCTCTGCTGAAGTTCATATCGCCAGCTTTGATTTATGAGCGTGCTGAGCTTGTGCGGGGGCATCCGCCCGACCCACgaccttcccccagccctgggcaggcagcaccctCCCGCGTGCCTGCCCCGGCTGCATccttgccccagggctggagaccCCAGCTCGGGGGGTCCATGGCCGAGCCCCCTTGGCCCGGAGGAGGAGGGTGCACGAGTGAAAGGTGCTCACCCATGTCACAGCAGGCCCAGTTCTCAGCCCATCCTCCTGCTGACTGCGGAGGCTGGCAGCCTTCCTCCCCATCCTCACAGCCAGTGTGGGAAGCTACGATGGGAAAGCCGGAGCTGCCTGCATGCACAGCCCGGCCCTAGCCCACCCAACCACTGCAAGGCTAGCAGCGGGCAGCCTTGTCCAGACAGAGCCCATGCCACAGtttacacacatttacacaccAGGACCGCTGGCATCGCAGTAGGATCCCTGCCGAGACAGGGCCGGGACGGCTGGACCCTACACAGCCACTGGAGAGCCGCCCGGCCACTCGGGCAGCTGGGAAGTGGGGACGCCTTGCCAGTCGACACGGGGAACGGTGgcagagaggggccaggcagcaggcaccTGCCTCCCAGTTCAGCCAAGGACTGTGGGTGCAAGGCCCTGCACGTGCAGCACACGGGAACGACGTGCTTTGCACTTGGCCGTGGTTCCAGGGACAcgtgctgctggaggcagaggagctgctgcctccacGGAGCCAGTGCACACAAGGCCCTCAGCTGCTTGCCCCTCTGGGCAGCATCGGTTCATTACCCGGGCACAGCACGGTGCCCTCCTATCCTGGCCTCAAATTGGAAGCGCCGAGCAGCAGTggctccccgctgctccccaATTAGCCAGCACTTAAATCATCCGTTACAGGCTTCTCATTAGGGAGAAGCCACCCCCAGTGCCAGGCTAAACAGCAAATCACAGCTCAAACTGCTTTCCTCCCGCTAGGACACGgcctctggggcaggcaggaaagggtcACGGTGGACAACACAGGCAGACTGACCGGGCACCTCCGGGACTGCACAgagccaccccctgcccatgaTAACGGGGCTCTGGCCCCAGTGACTGCACAGCACCAGCTCCCGTCTCAGCTGGGATCCTCCTGCAATGCCAAGGAGGCACAGCCCCACCGCGCCGTGGGCTCCGGCTGCACAGAGGGACGCCAGGCTCAGCGGGTTTGGTGCTGTGTCAAACAGCCCCCCCCGCACTGACACTCGGGCCAGCCACTTCCCCACTCCGGCCACCCCACAGCCTGTCCTCGCGTGTCTAGGCTCGGCTCTGGCTGCGGCACTTGGCTGCCTCTCcccagagcctggcccagccaaGCTCGCTGCATGGTGACCCGCTGCAGCCCGCTGCTAGTTGGTTTCTCAAATCTAGACGTGTCAGCTTCCCCGCCGCACTCCAAGTCTCCATCGCAATCCAGTCCTGCCAAGCCTTATGGAGCCCTGCAGGGCCAGTAGCCTTCAACGAGCCCCAGGGAGTAGGAGTAGGCGGAGGTAGCACCCGGCCCTGGCTATGCATGCAGGCAAGCTCTGCCGCTTGCTGTGCCATCAGCCCCCTCGGCCTGGCCCGGTAACAGCGGCTTTGAGCAGGAGGTGGCTGATCCCCTccattgccccctgcccctgcctagcTCCGGGTCCTCCCACCTCTTGGTGCTCGACCCCTGTGAATCCCAAAGCCAGTCCCTTCTCGTCTGAAGCTCTCAGCAGGCGTCACCGGAGGGTCAGTAGCGGCACCACAGGCAGGGACGCTGAGGCACAGACAGAGAACGTGGCTTGGGTGTGGATGCGGCCTGGGGTGCCGGGGCTGTGGCAGGCACTcttggaggaaagaggacccatcCTGGGCTCCGCGCTGCCTTTCAGAAAGTAATGAATAAAAGTTTCCTGGTCAGAAGCACAAGGCTGCTTCAGCCCGGCCACGGCCCTGACAGCTCCCCAGCTGACCACAGAAACAGTCATTAATTACCAAGCAAGTAATTAGTGGCTACAAAATATGACCGATACAATTACCCTGAGCCTTTTCTCCCATTCCCTGAGCTGTGGTACCGCATCGCCCTGTAATTAGATGACAAACCTGACAGGCGGCGGCAGGGAAACGGCCCAACCCTGCACTCATTTAACTTTGCGGAGGCCCCCGCTGTTCTGCACCGATAACTGCTAATCGAGTTATTTCTTCCACTATTAAAAGATGTCCTGCAGGTGATTTGCCCTTAACAGCATGGGGCCGTGGGCTGGCCAGTGGCCAAAAGGCTCCCGGCTCAGGAGACGGCTCTGCCGCAGCTGACAAAGCCCCTGCACGGAGCAGGTCTCCGCATCAGGGAATGCCGTCCTCTTTGCTGCGTGGTCCGGCTGCAATAAGGCAAAGGCCCAGCACACAGCGCCCAGCGCTACTGCACCCGCCAGCCCCGAGCTCAGCCTTTTATCTAGGTGCAGGGTGGCCCAGCTGGATGCTCTAGGCAAGGGACCGTGCTGCCCTGCATAAAACCAAGCCCTGGCTTCTCCGTGCTCCCGCGATGCTCAGAGGGCTCCGCAGGCTGCCAGCCTCTCCCCTACGTGCAGCATccctccccaggccctgctgcattccctgccttctcctccaaAGGTGCAACGTAACCAGGCCAGGACCAGACCATGGCTAGGCTTGCAGGgtcctcaggaagtcacatctcaTCTtgctcctgctcaaggcaggagcatccttgTCTGAACCACCCCAGGCCCATGTCTGTCCAGCTTGCTCCTGAAAACCCCTCTGGCTGGGGTTCCACTAGTGTTCTCTCAGGACAGTAGCCACGGACAAGATCCTGTCTCCATCCTCCCTATAACCACCCTTCGGGTCTCTGAGgcctgttatcaaatctcccctcagtcttctctgctccaggttaactaatcccagttctttcaaccCTTCCTTGTAAATCAGGTTTCCCAGGTCTTGAATTGCTGTTGTCACTGTCCGATGGCCttcccaatctgtccacatctttccttaagtgcagggcccaaaactggacatggggGAAGCCTCAGGAGTGCCAACCAGAGCCGGAGAACCTCGATTTGCAAGTGATCTCcgtcctgttaatacagccctgCGGGCTAtgggccttttttgcaacaagggcagcctgttggctcatattcagcttccgTCCCCTGCAACTCCCAGCTTCTTCTCTGCGGGCtggcagcccagcagccctcccccaGGCCGTATCTGCACTTGCAGTGTCCTGCCCCTCGTCCTTGCTGAAATCCATCCGATCGATCTGGGAATATGCTGCCACTATTGCAGTTTTGGCACTAAACTGAGCGTCTTTATGTCCCAGGAAAGGCCCCGGTGCCTCATTCAGATGCTGTCTGCTCGGTCACTGTCCCTGCCATGTCTGCGAGCAGCAGTGCAGCTCTGACTGCAGGGGAAAAGGCATCTGAAGACCTGGCTCAGTGGGAACAGATTGCCCTTGAAGTCTGCATTTGATGCAGGTGTCAAGATGCTCGGTTGGCTCCATTCTGGGGTGAATGACTTGCTTTCCCCCTCTCCTCAGAGAAGGGACAATGGCACACACGATCTTCCTCACTCAGAGGGATGCTCGAGGGCCCCTTGTCCAAGCCAGAGGCAGACTGGAGAGCAGTTGTGATGCACGCAGCTCACGTGCATGGGGGAGGCCTGGCTCACCCTGTACTCACACCACCTCCGATGGGTGCAGCTCATTCAGATCCATGCTTTCCTGGCCAGAATTTGGCCCCAGGTCCTCCTCCAAAGAGCAGCAGGACAGATTGGCAGGCAGTAAATTAACACGTGAGCCCATGGTTGCTACTGTCTTGTTCCCAGCCTGGTCCCGTCATTCCCCGGATCTGCTGAGCCCCCAAAGGAACAAACAAACTCCTCCTGACTCTGGATGACTTCAGAAAACTCCCATTATCCTCGGATGCGGCTGCTGGAAGAACATCTGTCGTATGAAAGCCACTTTAATACGAATTAATTATGCTCCCCATGCTGTGAGAGTTTTTTCTTCTTATCGCCCAGTCAATAGCCCTGGTTTCAAAGGCAGGATGGCTTGTTCTATAATGCTTTATTTAAATGATTTACTGCAAGTGGCAAGAGATGGGCTGGCAGCCCTGGAGACTGGAGCGCTGCGCGTCCAGAGAGCAGGAACGGCACGTGGAAACATAGCGTGAGCACTCTCCGTGTCTCCAGCACTCACACGGTCCCACCAGAGCTCACCTCTCCAAGCTGGAGGGCCCTTCCCTGGAGACGGAGGGAGGAGCCCTGCCTTGGAAAGCTCCCAGCCGGGCCTCAGCCtctctgctgaagctgccagggcagtgcaatGGGATGCAGTCGCTGCAACGGGATGCAAGTTGTTCTGCTGCAGAAGTGGCTCGGGGGGCTGCCTccttccagccaggctgcaggcagctggaggcaaCAACCAGCAGCACGGCAGGGCCAGAGCGGACCCTGCTGCTGATCTGAGCGCTTGACCCTAGTGACCCCTGAATCCAGCAACACAAGGCCAGGCACCGTGCTGGCTTTGCCATCACAAcccagggtgtggggaggaaagCCTGAGCCCCTGGCTGGCTCCACAGTGTGCATGGGTACCACATGGGCCCGTGCCTGCCATTGCTCCCTAGGGAAAGGGTGCCCATGCCTGGCAGGGCAAGACCCTCCCCAGAGACATGGGCTGAGCGCAAGGCCCCGACAACCTGCTCCGACTGCAGGGGAGCACCTCCATACTGGGGGGGCACTTGAGGGTGGGAGGAGAAGCCCGTCAGCAGGGCTGCCTTCGCTCAGCCTCTTGCCCCTCCAGCTTGGCAACCTTCCCCTGCAGAGGGGCCACcagctccgggggggggggacccctgtaGACTGGGGaaggcccccccccacctgccagagTTTGCAGAGAGCCTGCACCCATGGGGAAGGGGTTAACAGAGACCATACCACTGGAgaaagggagggtgcaggggagcccaTCCTCCCCTACGTGCTGCGTTGTGGGCGCCCACCCTCGTGGTTGGCAGCCGGGTGCGGCTCAGGCGGGCACAGTAGCAGTGCAGGCGGTAGGGGCCCAGCCAGGCAGAGCGTGCCCCgtctgcagcccaggggctggggtcaaCCTCGGCATGCGGCTGGAGCCAGGCTtcacccccgctccccctccgggCAGCCGCACCGAGCCAGGCCAGGCACGTTTCAGCACCGCGGacagcaccagctgggcagcgccaccactccctggggtgcccgcCTGACCCTTCACGCGTGGCAAAGACACAATCGCATCGTTTTTGCCAATGGCCTTAggccaaggggctgggagggaccttacagatcatccgCACAGGGGTGGGAAAGGGTGCTGGGATCAAGCGATCCTGGTAAGAGGCATCGAGGCGTTTTTGGGGGGTCCCTCGTCCACTGGGGTGGGCAGCCCAGAGATTGGAATCAGCCCTAAAAGCCACGACCGCAAGGAGCAGGGATGTCTGTGCCCCTCAGGTGGCCCGAGCTGTGGGAACAGGATCCGATTTACAAAAAAAGACAACACCGGGGGGAACCCACTCAGGCTTTCTTTCTTCCCTGCGCGAGACACTGGTCTTTGCCCCAAACTTTAGGCCTTTGAGTAATGCCAACCGAGTTGCGCAGGGCGGCTTCTGCAGGACCAGGGGCCCACAAGAAACTCTGCCTGGTTGCAGCCAAGCTCTGACCCCAGGATAGTGCAGCTGATCCTGCCAACAATAACATCCTTCCACGTACTCGCTCAcatgctgggccctgccccttctgtagCATGCTCCTGGGGCCATTTAATTAGCAAGTAATTATTTGGGTAGACTGCTATTGAGAAAATGCATCCACTGCTAATCTATGGCTAGCGATACCCCAAAGGCCCCCCGCTTGTGGGTAGTTACAGCCATCTCCACCTACCTGAGTGACAAAGAAGAGGTCCATCGTTAGGATAGACCCAGGTTCAAATGTTCCTACTGCAGAGGGTCTCCCTCCCAAACCCAAGGCACCATTGCCCTCGACACCTCGAGGTAGTGGGTCCCTCACCGCAGGCAGAAAGACTAGAAGTCACTTCCAGGCCCAGTGCTGCAtgggaagcagaaggcaggcCGGGTCTGAACACAGGCGTGCGGTTGCCTTCTGCTACAGGAGTCCTGGTGCTGTCGTGGTACCCACCTGGCCTGGCAGATAATAATGGGGAGCCATCCAAAAGCCTGGTGCTGTTCATCCTGGATGCCGTGCACCGACACGCTATAAAGGTAGGACTTCTCCTGCCTGTTGCTGGAAGCGATTAAACAAATTGCTCAAATGCCTGCGGTGTTTCTGCTGCCAGCTCAGCAGCGCCGGGTTGTCTTTACCTGcttgctgcatgaggcagcaaaGGATTCTGTTTTGCAGCCATCGAGCACAAGCAGGAGCCCTGTGGGTGCAATGACAGCTTAGGTCTCACCAACACGAAAGCTGAGAGCCTGCTTTGTCCTGGCTCCAAAGGGTGGGCTAGGTGCGAGATGTGCTGTGCTGTTAGCCTGGTGCCTAGGAGGGGGATGCCAAGAGCTTCCAGCTGCTCCATGAGAAATGGGCAGGGGGACCTCTTCTAAAGGCCTGGGCACTGCTGGCCTGTCCCTGGAGCCCACcctcctgcacagcacaggctgcGAGCTAACTCTCTCCGACTTGTTTTGAAGGTGGCCTTCCACATCCAGCTGTACAAGGGGCGGGATGACCACACTGTGCATGAGAACATCAAATACATCCTGGACAAGTAAGTGCTGCCTTGCCAAACACCAGTGCAGCTCTGCGCTGATGTGTGGAGCCAAAGGATGGACCTCCGGGGTTTATGCACCAGGTGCTTCGCCAAGCTGGAGAAACCTGGGCGCGGTTATGCTGCTGCAACTGCCACCTCCACGCCCAGACCACAGGCGAGCAGTTTTCTGCAGCTTTGCACCAAAATGCTCCAATTCTCCCCTATTCTTTCCTTTCTGACCTGTCCCTTAGTCAGTTatgctgcagggcagaggggttCAGTAGAATCAAACCCAGAAACACAGCAAAGCCGAAAGCCACAATGACAGACAGTCCCTTAAGTGTTTATCTGCAAGCCCCAGAGGTTTAGTCTTTTCCCGATTGAGTACTCCACATCTCTTATATTAACCTAAGACCCAGAAACAGAGGCCAGCTGCAGAGATCAGAGCCAGCTTGGAGTTCAATGCTGGGGGACAAATTAGCAATGCAGGGAGGAAACACGCTACACATCTTACACTCCCCCGCAAAGCATTTGTTATGCCCGAGTCAGAGATGGGCTCCCAGGCTAGATGGACTGTTGGCCTGACCCAGCGTCAGTACCGACATGGCTTGTGCATGCTCTCTCCCCATCTCTACCTATGGCTCAATGGCGCTTTCTACAAGTACAAGACGAGCGCTGGCAAGAGCCTGCCCCTGTTCTGCATCTACGACTCTTACCCGACGCCCGCCGAGTCCTGGGCCAACCTGCTCACCCCGACGGGCTCCCACTCTGGCCGCAACACCCCTTACAACAGCTTGTTCATAGAGCTGCTGATGGAGGAGGGGCACAAGCACGACATCCTCTGCCGGCTATGACGGCATGTACACATACTTCACATCCAATGGCTTTTCCTTCGGCTCCTCCCACCAAAACTGGAAAGCGATCAAGGCTTTCTGCGACTCCAACAACTTCATGTTCATCCCCAGCGTCGGGCCTGGCTACATCAACACTACCATCCGCCCCGGAACAGCCACCACGCACAGAACGGCGTCAACGGGAAATACTACGAGACAGTCCTGCAGGCCGCCCTCATGGTGAAGCCGGAGACAGTCTCCATCATGTCCTTCAGTGAGTGGCATGAAGGCACCCAGATTGAGAAAGCCGTGCCCAAGAAGACAGCAACACACCTGTACCTGGACTACCTACCGCACCAGCCCAACATGTACCTGGAGCCAACCTGTTGGTGGGCAGAACATTTCAGCAAGGAGGAGCAGTAGCTGATGTGACTGCTGTGCACAGGCGGCTTCTGGTCTTTACCTTACTGAAAGGTCACGTTAAGTCTGCTCTGGGATCCAGTGCTCCAGGGGAAGCTTGAGAAAGCAGCTAGAGCCTCCGAGTCTGCGTAGAGCTGTTAGCTTGTCCAGGTGCTGTAACAGTGTCCTCCATGAACTGCCCCTACACTTGAAGTCACAGGAAGGTTGAACGAGCAGAGGGATCTCCACGGAGCAGTCTGTTCCGCTGCAGGTTAGCACAGTAACCTCTTCAATGCCCTCCTGGGGTCTGAACCGGGCTGTtacagagcagggcagaggtctcagcctttcctccagTGCATTTGTTTTGTGACGTTTTATGCATTTGCTGGGCTCCTGCCCCCAGCATGCATTCTACTTTATGCCCTCAGCCAGTTGCCTGCAGCAACCATGTACCCTTTCCCCCCACTAATGCTCTGACAATGCATCTCCCTTATCAGCTTACTGTAGAACAGAATAACTCTTCCTCTCCAGTAAACCCTTCCAAGGAAACTAAACCACGCAGTTAAAAACCTTTGCTTCAGGGCAAGTGTGTTTTATACCAAGGGCTCCGCTTTGGGTGCCTTCCCTGTAATCCGCTGTACGCAAGCCACTAGGTGCGGCTAAAGCTGGAATGCTGGTGGCCATTTAACCTGTAACGTGTACGGGAAACCAATGAAATGCAACCGTCTGTACTAAAAGTTTGCAACTGACTGCTTCGTGTGTGTGTTCAA
This window contains:
- the MANEAL gene encoding LOW QUALITY PROTEIN: glycoprotein endo-alpha-1,2-mannosidase-like protein (The sequence of the model RefSeq protein was modified relative to this genomic sequence to represent the inferred CDS: inserted 3 bases in 2 codons; substituted 2 bases at 2 genomic stop codons), encoding MRLEPGFTPAPPPGSRTEPGQAERLEVTSRPSAAWEAEGRPGLNTGVRLPSATGVLVLSWYPPGLADNNGEPSKSLVLFILDAVHRHAIKVAFHIQLYKGRDDHTVHENIKYILDKXGLNGAFYKYKTSAGKSLPLFCIYDSYPTPAESWANLLTPTGSHSGRNTPYNSLFIELLMEEGHKHDILXAGYDGMYTYFTSNGFSFGSSHQNWKAIKAFCDSNNFMFIPSVGPGYINTTIRPXNSHHAQNGVNGKYYETVLQAALMVKPETVSIMSFSEWHEGTQIEKAVPKKTATHLYLDYLPHQPNMYLEPTCWWAEHFSKEEQXLM